A single genomic interval of Daucus carota subsp. sativus chromosome 1, DH1 v3.0, whole genome shotgun sequence harbors:
- the LOC108203351 gene encoding protein EIN4 — translation MSKSLVLSLLIVSSVILVGALDTDLSYCHCDDEGYWWSLHSILECQKVSDFLIAVAYFSIPIELLYFISCSNVPFKWVLVEFILFIVLCGMTHLLNGWTYYGQHSFQLMMSLTVFKLLTALVSCATAITLLTLFPLVLKVKVRELFLAQNVRELDQEVGMMKRQTDAGWHVRMLTQEIRKSLDKHTILYTTLVELSKTLDLQNCAVWMLNETRTEMNLTHELKPSNSNGYHPAVPVNDPDVLDITKNDGVRILSDQSRLGAASSGGSGDSGPVAAIRMPMLQVSNFKGGTPVLVETCYAMLVLALPNSNGRRWSYDEMEILEVVADQVAVALSHAAVLEESRVMREKLEEQNRMLKHAKENAMMASQARNSFQKVMSHGMRRPMHSMLGLLSVVQDETMSSEQRTIVDTIIRSSNVLSTLINDVMEISAKDDGRFPLEMKPFHLHSMIKEASCLVKCLCVYKGFAFALDVSNFLPNQLMGDERRTFQVLLHMVGHLLNVNEGEGPVILRVSLENGAEGINDNILGSRRPNTTDEYVSIKFEIGIVDGGFQSDSSSIHSGGRRKAGTEAKDVLSFRMCKMLVQMMQGSIKVSSNPQGLVQSMNLVLRFQKLPSYRRPLYELGLFPDRPLSNSMLRGLHVILADDDNTNRMVTKKLLERLGCQVSSVSSGQECLSALGPHVNAIPVVILDLHMPDMDGFEVATRIRKFRSRSTWPVIIALTASAEENVWERCIQVGMNGVIRKPVLLQGMAEELRSALQRAGERMT, via the exons ATGTCTAAGTCATTAGTTCTTTCTTTGTTGATTGTTTCCTCGGTTATCTTGGTTGGAGCCTTGGATACTGACTTGTCTTATTGTCACTGTGATGATGAGGGCTATTGGTGGAGCTTACATAGTATCCTCGAATGTCAGAAAGTGAGCGATTTTTTGATTGCAGTAGCATATTTTTCGATTCCTATAGAgttactttatttcatcagttgCTCCAACGTACCGTTTAAATGGGTGCTAGTTGAGTTTATATTATTCATAGTGCTATGTGGAATGACCCATTTACTCAATGGGTGGACATACTATGGTCAGCATTCTTTCCAGTTGATGATGTCACTTACAGTTTTTAAATTACTCACGGCTCTCGTCTCTTGTGCAACTGCAATCACCCTTTTGACTTTATTTCCACTAGTTCTCAAAGTAAAAGTTAGGGAACTTTTCTTGGCACAAAATGTTAGGGAGCTTGATCAAGAAGTGGGGATGATGAAGAGGCAGACTGATGCTGGATGGCATGTCCGGATGCTGACCCAAGAAATTAGAAAGTCACTTGATAAGCACACAATACTTTACACTACACTAGTTGAGCTCTCCAAAACATTGGATCTACAAAATTGTGCTGTTTGGATGCTGAATGAAACGAGGACAGAGATGAACTTGACTCATGAATTAAAACCAAGTAATTCTAATGGTTACCACCCAGCAGTTCCAGTAAACGACCCAGATGTATTGGACATAACTAAGAATGATGGTGTGAGGATTTTGAGTGATCAATCTAGGCTTGGGGCTGCTAGCAGTGGTGGGTCCGGTGACTCAGGTCCTGTTGCTGCAATTCGTATGCCAATGCTTCAAGTATCAAATTTTAAAGGGGGAACACCTGTGTTAGTTGAAACTTGTTATGCCATGTTGGTTCTTGCTCTTCCTAATTCGAATGGACGACGTTGGAGTTATGATGAGATGGAGATATTGGAAGTTGTGGCAGATCAGGTAGCTGTGGCTCTTTCCCATGCTGCAGTTCTTGAGGAGTCTCGAGTGATGAGAGAGAAACTGGAGGAGCAAAATCGCATGCTGAAACATGCCAAGGAGAATGCTATGATGGCTAGTCAGGCGAGAAACTCTTTCCAAAAGGTGATGAGCCATGGAATGAGGAGGCCGATGCATTCTATGTTGGGCCTACTGTCGGTAGTTCAAGATGAAACCATGAGCTCTGAACAGAGAACTATTGTTGACACAATTATAAGATCCAGCAATGTGCTCTCAACTCTAATAAATGATGTGATGGAGATATCAGCTAAAGACGATGGCAGATTTCCACTAGAAATGAAGCCTTTTCACCTTCACTCTATGATTAAGGAAGCTTCGTGTCTTGTCAAGTGCTTGTGTGTTTACAAGGGCTTTGCTTTTGCTTTAGATGTTTCAAACTTTTTACCTAATCAATTGATGGGTGATGAAAGGAGGACCTTTCAGGTTCTATTGCATATGGTCGGGCATTTGTTGAATGTTAACGAGGGAGAAGGACCTGTAATATTAAGGGTGTCTTTAGAAAATGGGGCAGAAGGTATAAACGATAATATTTTGGGGTCGAGAAGACCAAACACAACTGATGAGTATGTGAGTAttaagtttgaaattggaattgtTGATGGAGGTTTTCAGTCAGATAGCTCTAGCATACATTCAGGTGGAAGAAGGAAAGCTGGCACTGAAGCTAAGGATGTCCTGAGCTTCCGTATGTGTAAAATGCTTGTGCAG ATGATGCAGGGCAGCATTAAAGTATCTTCAAATCCCCAGGGACTAGTGCAAAGCATGAATCTTGTTCTCAGATTTCAGAAGTTGCCTTCTTATAGAAGACCCTTATATGAACTCGGTTTATTTCCAGACCGTCCATTATCTAACTCTATGCTTAGGGGTCTTCATGTTATTCTAGCTGATGACGATAACACGAATCGAATGGTAACTAAGAAACTTCTTGAAAGATTGGGGTGCCAAGTATCTTCTGTTTCATCAGGTCAGGAGTGCTTAAGTGCTTTAGGACCCCATGTGAATGCTATTCCAGTTGTTATTTTGGATCTTCACATGCCAGACATGGACGGCTTTGAGGTGGCAACGAGAATTCGGAAATTTAGGAGCCGCAGTACCTGGCCAGTAATCATAGCATTGACTGCAAGTGCAGAGGAAAATGTTTGGGAACGATGTATACAAGTGGGGATGAATGGAGTTATTCGGAAACCTGTTCTCTTACAAGGAATGGCTGAAGAGCTTCGATCAGCATTACAACGAGCAGGTGAAAGGATGACATAG
- the LOC108203352 gene encoding uncharacterized protein LOC108203352: protein MLSLTMLWNRRETFGLVKMTCRGFKLSARCCARHIYANWRKNHPGVVLKNMFWRAAKTSTVEEFNLIMEEIKGISPLAYTDLVKTEPRYWSRAFFDILTACEMVDNNLSECFNSWIVEARYKPIIQLLDDIRLQIMERIHKKRDAMSAVECKICPRIIKKLNKCIEGTQFCKSTWTGGDECEVRDTNGGQWVVDMVNKVCSCRRWQLSGIPCIHGCVALFSMNRNPEEKVDDCFSKAVYMKAYENILRPMKGAMFWPHTGLPDILPPKARRMPGRPKKNRRKEQGEVGAGMKLGKKGVAMRCSKCLLYGHNKTTCKASDEEINERQREAAEAKKAHSEAARAQAAAKRKKVTSQKKKPDVADQVEQPKRKRGRPPKAANVHVLPQPLPLPPPGVGVYKCNKDGHTYFSTTTETIRVTSSQPVGSTSAPATTKRVHSSSQPTGGKKR, encoded by the exons atgctATCATTGACTATGCTGTGGAACAGAAGAGAGACATTTGGTTTAGTAAAAATGACTTGCAGAGGGTTCAAGCTAAGTGCCAGGTGTTGTGCCAGGCATATATATGCTAATTGGAGAAAGAATCATCCAGGAGTTGttcttaaaaatatgttttggaGGGCTGCAAAGACTTCAACAGTTGAGGAGTTTAATCTAATCATGGAGGAGATTAAAGGTATATCCCCACTTGCCTACACTGATTTGGTTAAGACAGAACCAAGATATTGGTCCAGAGCATTTTTTGATATCTTAACTGCTTGCGAAATGGTTGACAATAATTTATCTGAGTGCTTTAACAGTTGGATAGTAGAGGCAAGATACAAGCCTATTATTCAATTGTTAGATGACATAAGGTTGCAAATTATGGAAAGAATTCATAAAAAAAGAGATGCAATGTCTGCAGTTGAGTGTAAAATATGTCCAAGaatcattaaaaaattgaataaatgtaTTGAGGGTACTCAATTCTGTAAATCAACATGGACTGGTGGGGATGAGTGTGAAGTCCGAGACACTAATGGGGGACAGTGGGTGGTAGATATGGTGAATAAGGTATGTAGTTGTAGAAGATGGCAGTTAAGTGGCATTCCATGTATTCATGGATGTGTTGCACTATTTAGTATGAATCGAAATCCCGAGGAAAAAGTTGATGATTGTTTCAGTAAAGCTGTATACATGAAAGCTTATGAAAATATACTCAGGCCAATGAAAGGTGCTATGTTCTGGCCACATACCGGTCTTCCTGACATTCTTCCCCCAAAGGCAAGAAGAATGCCCGGGAGACCTAAGAAAAATAGGAGAAAGGAACAGGGTGAAGTTGGGGCCGGGATGAAGTTAGGAAAAAAAGGGGTGGCAATGAGATGCAGTAAGTGTCTACTCTATGGTCAcaataaaacaacttgtaaagcAAGTGATGAAGAAATCAATGAAAGACAAAGAGAAGCTGCTGAGGCAAAAAAGGCTCATAGTGAGGCTGCAAGGGCCCAAGCTGCAGCAAAG AGGAAGAAGGTAACAAGTCAAAAAAAGAAGCCTGACGTTGCAGACCAAGttgaacaaccaaaaagaaAACGGGGAAGACCACCTAAGGCAGCCAATGTTCATGTGCTGCCTCAGCCACTTCCACTACCTCCACCAGGTGTAGGGGTTTACAAATGTAACAAGGATGGTCATACTTACTTCTCAACAACAACCGAAACAATCAGAGTAACTAGTTCACAACCAGTAGGATCGACTTCAGCTCCTGCAACTACAAAAAGAGTTCATAGCTCAAGCCAACCTACTGGAGGAAAAAAACGGTGA
- the LOC108203356 gene encoding rubisco accumulation factor 1.1, chloroplastic → MLSSNITTPRFLSTSSPLLPPSLPHFPLHKLQCIPRPVIDATIPSTPPARTQVYQPFRPPPSPIPPQFRSLDANGRLEILANRLGLWFEYAPLIPSLTQEGIAAPAIEEVTGLTGVEQNQLIVGCQVRDSLVQSKLEDEVLGFFDLGGAQLLYEIRLLSVAQRAEAARLIAREKFDVKGAQELARAIKDYPRRKKEKGWECFEYSSPRDMLAFMYYRLALEHQGVEAREAGLEKALEMAETEKARERVLRDLRGMSGDGGGEESAVKAVKVPVVRMKVGEVSEATSVAVLPVCRAEEREKEVVDAPWECGTAGEFGVVVAEKAWSRWVVLPGWEPVVGLKKGGVVVGFSDARALPWKVNKWYKEESILVVADRKVKEVTMDDGFYLVCRDDGLKVERGSALKESGVVESLGAVVLVVRPPREDTENQLEEDWE, encoded by the coding sequence ATGCTTTCTTCCAACATAACCACGCCCAGATTCCTCTCCACTTCCTCCCCTCTCctccccccctccctcccccACTTCCCCCTTCACAAACTCCAATGCATTCCCCGGCCAGTCATCGACGCCACCATCCCCTCCACCCCACCCGCCAGAACCCAAGTCTACCAGCCTTTCCGCCCCCCACCCTCCCCCATTCCCCCCCAGTTCCGCTCCCTAGACGCCAACGGCCGGCTTGAGATCCTCGCCAATCGGCTCGGCCTGTGGTTTGAGTACGCCCCATTAATTCCTTCACTTACCCAAGAAGGAATTGCGGCTCCGGCTATTGAGGAGGTCACTGGGCTTACTGGGGTGGAGCAGAATCAGCTGATTGTGGGGTGTCAAGTGAGGGACTCGTTGGTTCAGTCCAAATTGGAGGATGAGGTTTTGGGGTTTTTTGATCTGGGAGGGGCTCAGCTGCTGTATGAGATTAGGCTGTTGAGTGTGGCGCAGAGGGCAGAGGCGGCAAGGCTGATTGCGAGGGAGAAGTTTGATGTCAAGGGGGCGCAGGAGCTGGCGAGGGCGATTAAGGATTATCCGAGGAGGAAGAAGGAGAAGGGGTGGGAGTGTTTTGAGTATAGTAGTCCTAGGGATATGCTTGCGTTTATGTATTATAGGTTGGCGCTAGAGCATCAGGGTGTTGAGGCGAGGGAGGCGGGGTTGGAGAAGGCGTTGGAGATGGCGGAGACTGAGAAGGCGAGGGAGAGGGTTTTGAGGGATTTGAGGGGAATGAGTGGGGATGGGGGTGGGGAGGAGAGTGCGGTTAAGGCGGTTAAGGTGCCTGTGGTGAGGATGAAGGTTGGGGAGGTTTCTGAGGCGACTAGTGTGGCGGTTTTGCCTGTTTGTAGGGCGGAGGAGAGGGAGAAGGAGGTGGTGGATGCGCCTTGGGAATGTGGGACAGCGGGGGAGTTTGGGGTGGTTGTCGCGGAGAAGGCTTGGAGTAGGTGGGTGGTGCTGCCTGGATGGGAGCCTGTGGTGGGATTGAAGAAAGGGGGAGTTGTGGTGGGGTTTTCGGATGCAAGGGCTTTGCCTTGGAAGGTGAACAAGTGGTACAAGGAGGAATCAATCTTGGTTGTGGCCGATAGGAAGGTGAAGGAAGTGACGATGGATGATGGGTTTTATCTGGTTTGTCGCGATGACGGATTGAAGGTGGAGAGAGGGTCTGCATTGAAGGAGTCAGGTGTGGTAGAGAGTTTAGGAGCTGTAGTTTTGGTAGTCAGACCACCAAGAGAAGACACTGAAAATCAGTTGGAAGAAGATTGGGAATGA